One genomic region from Spirulina subsalsa PCC 9445 encodes:
- a CDS encoding HMA2 domain-containing protein has protein sequence MEQTIATLEQTSPNSQQISEFLQEHGEVEMILPVILGLFVTSRFQLRGANALLVNLAVASISRQVFRELKKPSAATPTPPQPAPTPTPPSFGDDRFTIIHSVPGRIRLRIPELSSNSAFAKRLERLLNAEEQVIHVRVNRAASSIVIHYHTGNLSELELGLRLMNILETASQDSESN, from the coding sequence ATGGAACAAACCATTGCCACCTTAGAACAAACCTCCCCCAACTCCCAGCAAATCTCTGAGTTTCTCCAAGAACACGGAGAAGTCGAGATGATTCTACCCGTCATCTTAGGATTATTTGTTACCAGTCGTTTTCAACTGCGGGGAGCCAATGCCCTCCTCGTGAACCTAGCTGTTGCAAGTATTTCTCGACAGGTATTCCGAGAACTGAAAAAACCCTCCGCCGCCACCCCCACCCCTCCTCAACCCGCCCCCACTCCAACTCCCCCCAGCTTTGGCGATGATCGATTTACGATTATTCATTCCGTCCCCGGCCGCATTCGCCTACGCATCCCCGAACTGAGTAGTAATTCCGCCTTTGCCAAACGCTTAGAACGACTCCTCAACGCCGAGGAGCAAGTGATCCATGTGCGCGTCAACCGTGCAGCCTCCTCCATCGTCATTCATTACCACACGGGTAATTTGAGCGAATTAGAACTAGGTCTGCGTTTAATGAATATTCTAGAAACCGCTAGTCAAGATTCCGAATCTAACTAG
- a CDS encoding photosystem I assembly protein Ycf4: MTAETINNNDLILRKDILGSRRFSNYFWAVISAIGGIGFLLAGLSSYFHVNLLVVSDTSGLIFFPQGVALLFYGLAGTSVTLYLLTVILLDVGGGYNEFNKKTGQVKIFRWGFPGKNRRIELVYTLEDVQAVRAEIRDGLNPKRALYLRVKKQRDLPLTRVGEPMSLSDLENQGAELARFLQVPLEGL; encoded by the coding sequence ATGACAGCAGAGACAATCAATAATAACGATTTGATATTACGCAAGGACATTTTAGGCTCCCGTCGGTTTAGTAATTACTTTTGGGCTGTGATTTCCGCTATTGGTGGCATTGGCTTCTTACTGGCGGGACTGTCGAGTTACTTCCACGTCAATCTTTTAGTGGTCAGTGATACCAGTGGATTGATTTTCTTTCCCCAAGGCGTAGCCCTTTTGTTTTATGGTTTGGCCGGAACTTCCGTCACCTTGTATCTTCTGACGGTGATCCTGTTAGATGTGGGCGGCGGTTACAATGAGTTCAACAAAAAAACCGGACAGGTTAAAATTTTTCGCTGGGGGTTTCCGGGCAAAAACCGTCGCATTGAACTGGTGTATACACTGGAAGATGTCCAAGCGGTGCGGGCGGAGATTCGGGACGGACTGAACCCGAAACGGGCGTTGTACTTACGAGTGAAAAAACAACGGGATCTCCCCCTAACACGGGTTGGAGAACCTATGTCCTTGTCTGACTTAGAAAATCAGGGTGCTGAGTTAGCACGTTTTTTACAAGTTCCTCTCGAAGGACTTTAG
- a CDS encoding peptidylprolyl isomerase encodes MKTIQKPWLKSLLLVMVVSGLMLAGCADSVNNSTQASAETNNTITAQASNPEMSTLPRLEGKATVVMTVKGSPITIEVDGENAPITAGNFVDLVSRGVYDNLVFHRVVRDPQPFVVQGGDPQGKNPNVSVNQLGTGSFVDPDSGRPRYIPLEIKPQGADEPLYSKTFKQARVSGAPVLNHTRGAVAMARSQMPDSASAQFYFALADLSFLDGDYAVFGYVTEGMDVVDGIQQGDRIDSARVTAGAENLKR; translated from the coding sequence ATGAAGACTATTCAAAAACCTTGGTTAAAATCTCTGTTGCTGGTAATGGTTGTAAGTGGTTTAATGTTGGCGGGTTGTGCCGATTCCGTAAACAATTCGACCCAAGCCAGTGCAGAAACCAATAATACAATTACAGCCCAAGCGAGCAATCCAGAAATGAGTACATTACCCAGATTAGAAGGCAAAGCCACTGTTGTGATGACGGTGAAGGGTTCTCCCATTACGATTGAGGTAGATGGAGAGAATGCACCGATTACGGCGGGGAATTTCGTGGATCTGGTGAGCCGTGGGGTCTATGATAACTTGGTGTTTCACCGAGTCGTGCGGGACCCTCAGCCTTTTGTGGTGCAGGGGGGGGATCCTCAAGGCAAAAACCCCAATGTTTCGGTGAATCAGTTGGGAACCGGGAGTTTTGTGGATCCCGATTCAGGGCGGCCGCGTTATATTCCTTTGGAAATTAAACCCCAAGGTGCCGATGAACCCCTGTATAGTAAGACTTTTAAGCAGGCTCGGGTTTCTGGGGCTCCGGTGTTAAATCATACTCGGGGAGCGGTGGCGATGGCGCGTTCTCAGATGCCGGATTCGGCTTCGGCTCAATTCTATTTTGCCTTAGCGGATCTATCTTTCTTGGATGGAGATTATGCGGTGTTCGGCTATGTGACGGAAGGGATGGATGTTGTGGATGGCATTCAACAAGGCGATCGCATTGACTCGGCCCGTGTAACCGCAGGTGCAGAAAATCTGAAGAGATAA
- a CDS encoding aldo/keto reductase translates to MDYRRFGRTELKMPLFSCGGMRYQHQWQDLPWGKIPRESQHNLEATIRQALELGINHIETARGYGTSEMQLGRILPQFPREELIVQTKVVPKPDAQEFRRMFEQSLAFLQLDYVDLLGIHGINTPETAENTFKPNGCLAEARKLQAEGKVRYIGFSTHGPTNIIIQAINTGEFDYVNLHWYYIFQNNWPAIEAATRQDMGVFIISPSDKGGRLYEPPQKLVELCQPLSPMVFNDLFCLSHPQIHTLSVGATRPSDFDEHLKTLDHLERAKEVLSPILDRLEARAVEVLGADWYYSWQKGLPSWDKTPGEINIPAILWLRNLALAYDLVEYGKMRYNLLGNGSHWFPGNKADRVLDYDLKACLSHSPHQEKIPFLLAQTDRLLGGQAVQRLSQS, encoded by the coding sequence ATGGACTATAGACGTTTTGGACGCACTGAGTTAAAAATGCCCCTATTCTCCTGTGGGGGAATGCGCTATCAACATCAATGGCAAGATTTACCTTGGGGGAAAATTCCCCGAGAGAGTCAACACAATCTAGAGGCCACCATTCGCCAGGCTTTAGAATTAGGCATTAACCACATTGAAACAGCGCGAGGGTATGGCACATCAGAAATGCAGTTAGGGCGAATTTTACCCCAATTTCCTCGCGAGGAACTCATTGTACAAACCAAGGTCGTTCCTAAACCTGATGCCCAAGAATTTCGCCGGATGTTTGAGCAATCTTTAGCCTTTCTCCAGTTAGATTATGTCGATTTATTAGGCATTCATGGTATTAATACCCCGGAAACTGCAGAAAATACCTTTAAACCCAATGGCTGTTTAGCCGAAGCGCGAAAATTGCAAGCCGAGGGCAAAGTTCGTTATATTGGGTTTTCTACTCATGGTCCCACAAATATTATTATACAAGCCATTAATACGGGGGAATTTGATTATGTTAACCTCCATTGGTATTACATTTTTCAAAACAATTGGCCAGCCATTGAGGCCGCCACTCGTCAGGATATGGGGGTATTTATTATTAGTCCTTCGGATAAGGGGGGAAGATTGTATGAACCTCCCCAGAAATTAGTAGAGTTATGCCAACCTTTAAGTCCGATGGTCTTTAATGACTTATTTTGTTTATCCCACCCCCAAATTCACACCCTTTCTGTGGGGGCTACGCGGCCGTCTGACTTTGATGAACACCTCAAAACCTTGGATCACCTAGAACGGGCTAAGGAGGTCTTATCGCCCATTCTAGACCGCTTAGAAGCAAGGGCGGTTGAAGTGTTAGGAGCGGACTGGTATTATTCTTGGCAGAAGGGTTTACCCTCATGGGACAAAACACCGGGAGAAATCAATATTCCGGCGATTCTATGGTTAAGAAATTTAGCCTTAGCCTATGATTTAGTAGAGTATGGCAAGATGCGCTATAACTTGTTAGGAAATGGGAGTCATTGGTTTCCAGGAAATAAAGCCGATCGGGTCTTGGATTATGATTTGAAAGCCTGTTTAAGCCATAGTCCCCATCAGGAGAAAATCCCCTTTTTGTTAGCCCAAACAGATCGGTTATTGGGAGGGCAAGCGGTTCAACGTTTGTCTCAGTCTTAG
- a CDS encoding TMEM165/GDT1 family protein, with amino-acid sequence MDWQLLSLSFITVFLAEIGDKSQLAAIALSGSSRSPRAVFFGTVAALLLASLIGVLLGGGLAHFLSAKLIKAIAAIGFAILALRIVWTQDE; translated from the coding sequence ATGGACTGGCAACTCTTAAGTTTAAGTTTTATTACCGTGTTTTTAGCGGAAATTGGGGATAAAAGTCAATTGGCGGCGATCGCTTTAAGTGGGAGTTCAAGATCCCCTCGGGCGGTGTTTTTCGGTACGGTGGCGGCCTTATTATTGGCGAGTTTGATTGGGGTGCTGCTTGGGGGCGGTTTGGCTCATTTCCTCAGTGCTAAACTGATTAAGGCGATCGCGGCTATAGGGTTTGCGATTTTAGCCTTGCGCATTGTTTGGACTCAGGACGAGTAA